The nucleotide sequence CAGCGTACGAATCCAGAAAAAACTCTGTACCAGACAGATTACAACCGTTGCATAACGTGTATATTCATTAATTTTCTTCCGTCCCGCTTCTCCTTCTTTCTGGAGTCGCTCAAGGGGTGGATAGACCGTCCCCATCAACTGGAAGATAATCGAAGCAGAGATATAAGGCATAATGCCCAGACCAAAGATGGTACTCTGGCCAATATTTGAAGCGGAAAACAGGGAGATGACCTGCATCACCTGTCCGATACCACCCTGCTGGCTCTGTAAATCAACCAGCGTTTCTGAAAGCTGTGCCTGATTGACGAAAGGAAGAGCAATCCAGAAACCCATCCGGTAAATGGCCAACAGCCCCAGCGTCAGGACAATTTTTTTACGAAGCTCGGGAATTTTGAACAGAACTAATAATTTACCGAGCATAAGTAGCGATCCTTTGTGTCATAATTCAGCAGGCATTGATTTAAAACTTTGCTGTGGATTTTAGCGAATCCGCAAGAAAAGGGGAATCGTATTCTTAACTGCTGAGATCAAGTCCTTGAATGAAATTACTTATGACAAAACGCGACTGACAGTTCCGCCAGCTGCCTGAATCTTAGATTCAGCAGACGCAGAAAACAGGTGAGCGGATACAGTGAACTTTTTGGTCAGGTCTCCGTTCCCCAGGATTTTCACCTGATCGAAACGACCTTTGGCCAGACCTTTTTCAGCCAGCACTTCTGGGGTAATTTCTGCCCCTGCTTCAAATGCCTGCTCTAAAGTAGCCACATTGACAACAGCGACTTTTTTCGCGAACTGCTTGTTATTGAAGCCCCGTTTTGCAACCCGCATTGCCAAGGGAGTCTGTCCCCCTTCAAAGCTGGTACGACGAGAGGAACCAGAGCGGCTTCCGTAACCGTTTTCACCACGGGTGGAAGTTTTACCGTGACCGGAACCAGGTCCACGGCCAACACGCTTCTTTTTCTTATTCTTTTTTATTCCGCGATGGACGTCATCAATAATCATTAGACTTCTACTCCTCTCAAACGTGCAATGTCTTCCCGGGTTCGCAGTTTTGAGAGTCCATCGATGGTCGCTTTCACGACATTGATTGGATTATTGGAACCACGACTCTTTGTATAAATATCAGTAATACCGGCAGCTTCGACCACGGCTCGAACTCCAGCTCCGGCAATAATACCAGTACCA is from Gimesia maris and encodes:
- the rplO gene encoding 50S ribosomal protein L15; this translates as MIIDDVHRGIKKNKKKKRVGRGPGSGHGKTSTRGENGYGSRSGSSRRTSFEGGQTPLAMRVAKRGFNNKQFAKKVAVVNVATLEQAFEAGAEITPEVLAEKGLAKGRFDQVKILGNGDLTKKFTVSAHLFSASAESKIQAAGGTVSRVLS